The following coding sequences lie in one Arachis hypogaea cultivar Tifrunner chromosome 9, arahy.Tifrunner.gnm2.J5K5, whole genome shotgun sequence genomic window:
- the LOC112710335 gene encoding cytochrome P450 CYP82J17 yields MDFLSLPTITILVALALFLIYNIWKINKSGDDETKKLQAPELPGALPLIGHLHLLGAKTPLARIFASLADKHGPIFQIHLGAYPALVICNKEAIKECFTTNDVVLASRPKSSHGIHLGYNFAGFGFAPYGPYWTKLRKLAMLELLSPRRIESLRHVYESEVDTLINDLLSYLGADSGVKVVISEWLERLTFNIIIKMIAGKRYFSYLKDADDEESHRIVKLVKEFMHISGELVPSDLIPIIGWLPVQGQVLKNMKRIAKDLDTIVGNWVEEHDVKNDDQKKKNYSSSEKQYFIDFMLSVIEDDPASGHTRDNIIKANIMNIMLAGSDTTSSTMTWILSLLLNNKHALKRAKDEIDLHVGKDKMVKASDIKNLVYLQAILKETLRLYPAGPLLVPHEAREDCNIHGYYVPKGTRVFANVWKLHRDPSIWAEPEKFSPERFINGNGEVNEDQNFEYLPFGSGRRACPGSTFAIQVILITLARLIQKFDLEVPIKGEAIDMREGLGITLPKLTPLQIILTPR; encoded by the exons ATGGATTTCCTTTCACTTCCTACAATAACAATTCTGGTAGCTTTAGCTCTATTTCTTatctacaacatatggaagatcaaCAAAAGTGGTGATGATGAAACCAAGAAGCTTCAAGCACCAGAACTACCAGGTGCTTTACCTTTGATTGGTCACCTCCATTTACTAGGAGCCAAAACACCACTTGCAAGAATCTTTGCTTCTTTAGCGGATAAGCATGGCCCCATATTCCAAATCCATTTAGGAGCATACCCTGCCCTTGTAATTTGCAACAAGGAGGCAATCAAAGAGTGTTTCACtacaaacgacgtcgttttagctTCGCGCCCAAAGTCAAGCCATGGAATTCACCTTGGTTACAACTTTGCAGGGTTTGGATTTGCTCCTTATGGCCCCTATTGGACCAAGTTGAGGAAGCTAGCCATGCTTGAACTTCTATCGCCGCGCCGCATCGAATCTTTGAGGCATGTTTATGAATCCGAGGTTGATACTTTGATCAATGATTTGTTGTCTTATCTTGGTGCGGATTCAGGGGTTAAGGTTGTCATAAGTGAGTGGTTGGAACGCCTCACATTCAATATAATCATAAAGATGATTGCCGGAAAGAG GTATTTTAGCTACTTGAAAGATGCGGACGATGAAGAATCACATAGAATTGTGAAGCTTGTGAAAGAGTTCATGCACATTTCTGGTGAGCTTGTTCCTTCAGATTTGATTCCAATTATTGGATGGTTACCAGTACAAGGGCAAGTTCTTAAGAACATGAAACGAATTGCAAAGGATTTGGACACAATTGTAGGAAATTGGGTTGAAGAGCATGATGTGAAGAATGatgatcaaaagaaaaagaactaCTCATCAAGTGAGAAACAATATTTCATTGACTTTATGCTTTCTGTTATTGAAGATGATCCTGCCTCTGGCCATACCCGGGACAATATCATCAAGGCAAATATTATG AATATAATGCTGGCGGGGTCAGACACAACGTCCAGCACAATGACATGGATCCTATCCCTTTTATTGAACAACAAACATGCTTTGAAGCGTGCAAAGGACGAAATTGACCTTCATGTGGGTAAGGACAAAATGGTAAAAGCATCCGACATAAAAAACCTAGTGTATTTACAAGCAATTTTGAAAGAAACTCTAAGATTATATCCAGCAGGGCCTCTATTAGTACCTCATGAGGCAAGAGAAGATTGTAATATTCATGGCTATTACGTACCAAAAGGGACGCGTGTCTTTGCCAATGTATGGAAGCTACATAGAGATCCAAGCATTTGGGCAGAACCCGAGAAATTTTCACCGGAAAGATTTATTAATGGCAATGGAGAAGTTAATGAAGATCAGAATTTCGAATACCTTCCATTTGGTTCAGGAAGAAGAGCTTGTCCTGGATCAACATTTGCCATTCAAGTGATTCTCATAACACTTGCTCGCTTGATTCAAAAGTTTGATTTGGAAGTTCCAATAAAGGGTGAGGCTATTGATATGAGAGAAGGGTTGGGCATAACCTTACCCAAGTTAACTCCCTTACAAATCATTTTGACCCCACGCTAA